One Nostoc sp. CENA543 genomic window, ACCCTTAGATGAATTAGAACACACATTACCAATTGCTAGTTGCTGGATTGAAGAACGCCAACCATTAAAATTGCCAGTAAATATTAGAGAACAAGTTGCAGAAAGGGAAGTGTTAGTATTGCCCGATTTAGTGAAATTACCCGTCAAACTTACTGAGGAAGTATGGAACGATGAATGATGAATTATGAACAACTAAATTGCCTATGAGTATTTAGAAAAATCCTCATTAGTAAATTAGAGTCCAATATTCAGCATTCATCTTGCAGCTGGAAGGCATCTTACGCTTTGCTTGTTGTTTTGATGATAACTTTTCTACACCATAAATAAAATAATTTTCTTCTGATAGGGGGGATAGAGTCTTATCTATAATAAACTCAGAACTTTCGTATGAGTAAAGCTCTATCATTTGCAAGTATTTAGTGATACTAGTTTTAGTATTGATAAATCGCTATTAGAGGAGAATCACCCTTGAACCAAGCGACCCTACACCAGTTAAAAGTGTTCGAGGCAGCAGCTCGACATGGCAGTTTTACTCGTGCTGCGGAGGAGCTATTTCTCACCCAACCTACTGTGTCGATGCAGATTAAGCAACTGACAAAATCCGTAGGTTTGCCCCTATTTGAACAAGTAGGAAAACGTCTATATCTCACAGAAGCAGGAAGAGAATTATTTGCCACCTGTCGGCAAATTTTTGATACTATCGCCCAGTTTGAGATGAAAGTTGCCAACTTAAAAGGTCTTAAACAAGGACAGTTACGTTTGGCAGTAATCACTACAGCAAAATATTTAATTCCCCGGTTATTGGGGCCGTTTTGCCAACTTTATCCCGGCATCGAAATTTCTTTAAAAGTTACCAACCATGAGGGCATTTTAGAGCGGATGGTGAGTAACATGGATGACTTATACATCATGAGTCAAGTGCCAGAAAATTTAGATGTCAATTGTGACCCATTTTTAGACAATCCCTTAGTGGTGTTTGCGCCGCTTAATCATCCTCTAGCTAAAGAAAAAAACATCCCCATTGAACGGTTAGCTAATGAACCGTTTATTATGCGTGAACCAGGTTCAGGAACACGCCGAGCTGTGCAGAGCCTTTTAGACGAACATGATGTGAAAGTCAAAGTTAAACTAGAACTAGGCAGTAACGAAGCTATTAAACAGGCGATCGCCGGTGGTTTAGGAATTTCGGTTTTATCTCGGCATACCCTGTTAACAGATACCGAATTCAGTATTTTAGATGTACAACATTTTCCCATTAAGCGGACTTGGTACATGGTTTACCCAGCAGGTAAACAATTATCGATTATTGCTCAGACTTACTATGATTATTTGCTGGATGCAGCTAAGAAATTTGTAGAGCAAACAGAGCAACATATTGCACCAGATGTCAGTGCAGTCTAATTAGTTGTAGAAAATGATCGCTTTCAGGGGAGAGGAAACAAAATAAGCTGTTGTAGCTTTAATTTGCATCTTAATATTCGCAGGGTGCAGGGTGCAGGGTGCAAGGGAGAGAGTTTACAGCGTAGGGGTTGACGAGATATACCCCCAACCTTAAAAATTAACCAGCAGAGTCATTTAACACAGGAAAAACTGGCAGTGGTTAACCCGGAAACAGCTTCTTGGCAAAAAACAATACAAAGTCAGATTGTATCTGTGACGGTTTACAGTGACAAAGCCCTGATCACAAGACAGGGTAAGATGCTCCTCACAGGTTCAGAACGGGAATTAGTAATTCCTTCCTTGCCAGTGACTCTAGAACCTGAATCCGTCCGTGTGGGTGGTAAAGGTACAGTAGGAGTAAAATTGTTAACTGTAAGTTGCGATCGCATTTATACCACTGAACCAGTCGCCGAAAGAGTAGCCCAGTTAACCAGACAAATTCAACAACTAGAAACCGAAAAACGCCATCTCCAAGCCCAGGTAGATGCTTTAACTCTCCAATCTCAATTTATTGCAGGTTTGCGGGAAAAAACCGAAGAACCCTTTGCCCAAAGCATATCACGGAAAAATCTCAGTCTCAGCGAAACCCTAGATTTTTTGAATTTCTTGGGTAGCCAGTATAGTGAATATGCGATCGCCTCTGCTGAATGTCATAGTCAACAACAAGAACTCGACAAGCAAATTCAAGTCCTGCGTCAATCATTAAAAAACATTCAAACACCCCACTCTCAAGAAAGCTTTAACTTAGTTGTAGGCGTAGAAGTTGCCCAAGCAGGGGAATTTGAGTTAGAGCTATCTTACATGGTTAACCGCGCCAGTTGGCAGCCTTTATATGATTTGCGTTCCCACACCAGTAACAAAACAGTCAATCTCAGCTACTTAGCACAAATCACGCAAAACACTGGCGAAGATTGGCAAGATGTAAGTCTCATCTTATCTACTGCTAAACCAGGTTTAGGTACACTTCCGCCTAAATTAGATCCTTGGTATGTAGATGTAATTGCTCCTCCAGTTTTATCAATGGCAAAACGCAGATTAGCTAGTCCATCCTTGCCAGCGATCGCCCCCAAGGCTGCTATAAATGATGAAGATATGCTCACCCCAGAGGAAGCAGAAGACGAGGTGATTCCAGCAACCAATATGGGGACAGAGGTAGCCAAAGAAGGAAGTATTGTCACCTTTAAACTCCAGGCTGGTGGAAACATCCCTAGTGATGGCGCGCCCCATAAAACCACCATTTTTAATGATGACTATCCTTGTGATTTTCAGTACGTCGCCATGCCCAGATTAGTCAGCTTTGCTTATTTAGAAGCCAGCGTCAAAAATAATCCGCAAGGGGCGACTTTATTGGCAGGTACAGCCAATATTTTCCGCGACGATATGTTTGTTGGGACAACTGAATTAGAAAACGTCTCACCAGGGCAAGAATTTACCCTGAATTTAGGTATTGATGAAGGTTTAAAAATTGAGCGAAATTTAGTTGAACGTCAAGTAGACAAAAAACTAATGGGTAGTCAACGCCGCACAACTTACGCCTATCGATTAGTCATTACTAACTTGCTTAATCAAGAAGCCCATTTAAAGTTAACTGAACAACTACCAATTAGCCGCAACGAGCAAATTAAAATCCGCCTCCTGCTTAGTACCCCAAAAATCCCCGTAGGTGAAATGGGGCTTCTAGAATGGCGTTTAACTATTCCACCCCAACAGAAACAAGAGGTATATTATCAGTTCACTGTTGAGCATCCACCGGAGTTAAAGGTGACGGGATTAGAGATTTGAGTTAGTGGTGAGTGCTGAGTAATGAGTAATGAGTAATGAGTAATGAGTAATGAGTAATGAGTAATGAGTAATGAGTAATGAGTAATGAGTAATGAGTAATGAGTGCTGAGTGCGAAGAAAATTCTACCTTGTCCACTTTGTCCCATGCCCCATGCCCCATGCCCCATGCCCAATACTATAAAATTTGCATAAAATACAGGATATCAGGCTGGACTAAATTATAATATCGGTAAAAATAAACACTGTCATCGCATCAGATGCAGACAATTTATGAGTAGGCTATTAATTAAAGCTGTAGGTTTAGTTCTACTTTTAACCGGTATCTATTTCCTGGCTCAAAACGTCATATTTTTTAGCGGTTATTATTCGTTTTCTCAGAGACTACCGACAACCGCTTCAGTCTTGTCAATGATGGCGGGTGCATTGTCTTTGATATTTTTCCGTCGGGAAACTGGTAATTTGGGCTGGGTTTTGCTGGCTGTTGGTTTTCTGCTGGTGTTTTTAAGTGGGGGAATATTTTTTAAATCTATTAGCTTGTGGAATTTGTTTTTGGCATTTGCGGCTATGGCTGGGGGATGGAAATTATTTAGTGGAGGCAGAATCGACTTTTAGTTTTACTCAACGTCGGTTTTAGTAACTTGCGATCGCCTGAATAATATTCTCCGTTAATAGAATATAAACAATATCATCCCAGCATCTCTTTACAGAATTTAACTATAAAGGCGATCGCGCCACCATCATTCAAACTCTAATTTGTGATATGGTTTGGGTAAACATACCCAATAAGACGAGAAAATTATTATTTATTGGCTACAACCTCAAAATGTTTGGCTAACTTTGAGGCTACTATTACAATGGAGACTATTGAGCAATTGAGGAAAACGAATGACCCAAGTGGTTCTAGGAGAAAATGAAGGAATCGATTCCGCTTTACGTCGATTCAAACGCCAAGTATCTAAGGCTGGTATATTAGCCGATGTTAAGTATCATCGGCACTTTGAAACCCCGTTAGAAAAGCGCAAGCGCAAAGCAGTGGCAGCAAGACGCAAAAGACGTTTTAAATAAACCAAATTGCTTTGGTACGTGTGTTGCTTGAGGAAAATCACCTAGAACAGCAACATTCACTCGCCACTAACTATTTTTGAAAAGAACTAAACAGGATGTGCCGCACCCCAGATGGGGTGTGAGTATATCGCTGTTAGCTTAAATTAGAGTATTCAGGGTATTCGACCCAGATTTTCGATTTGAGATTTTGGATTCAAAGCCAACAACCAATTCAGCAGTTAAAAACTAAATTGGGTGTATCAATTTAGCCGCGCATCAAAACAATTAACTCCTGAACTGGTAGGCAAGGGGGCAGGGGGCAGGGGAGACAGAGTAGACAAGGTAGACAGGAGAGACAAGGTAGAATTTCTTACCCAATGCCCAATGCCCAATGCCCAATGCCTAGTCCCCAATAACAGCAATATTAGACGGAAAAAAGCAGTATTATCGGGAAACTATTCACATTGACGTAATATTAGCGCAACAAAACCGCCATAAACGATATCTAGATTAGTAGTAATTAAATCTACTCTTCTAGAAACCTATGCAAAACCAAGTAAATCAAAAATCTCAAACATTAGATAGTAAACATCATAATTATACACCCTGGAAACAAGCCGCCGCTTCCCTATCACTGGTGTTGCTAGGTTCGGGGATGACTTTAGCTGGTGGTTACATAGCAGGAAATCACCAGCAGTTAGCCAAGAGTGCGTCTAATTTGGCTGTGAGTCGAGTTGATGCAGCACCGCCTTTACCAGCTATCACAGACGCTAATTTCGTCACTCAAGTAGTGCAGCAAGTCGGCCCTGCTGTGGTGAGAATTGAAGCTTCTCGCACTGTCAAAACTTCTTTACCAGACGATTTTAATGATCCTTTTTTCCGTGAGTTCTTCGGTTCTCGCATACCCCAAACTCAAGAAAGAGTACAGCGCGGTACTGGTTCTGGTTTTATTCTTAGCAAAGATGGCAGTATTCTTACTAATGCTCACGTTGTAGATGGTGCTGATAAAGTCAGAGTCATCCTCAAAGATGGACGTAGCTTCCAAGGGAAAGTATTAGGTAAAGACGAATTAACTGATGTTGCAGTTATCAAAATCCAGGCGGAGAACTTACCAACGGTAAAATTGGGTAACTCCGATCAACTACAAACAGGAGAATGGGCGATCGCTATTGGTAATCCTTTAGGCTTAGATAATACAGTCACTACAGGTATCATCAGCGCAACCGGACGTTCTAGTAATCAAATTGGCGCACCAGATAAGCGCGTAGAATACATTCAAACTGATGCAGCGATTAACCCTGGTAACTCTGGCGGCCCCTTACTCAATGCGCGCGGTGAAGTCATTGGGATGAACACAGCCATCATCCAAGGCGCGCAAGGACTCGGTTTTGCTATCCCCATTAAAACAGTAGAACGTATTTCCAACCAATTAATCGCCACTGGTAAGGTAGAACACCCTTACTTGGGTATTCAGATGGTCGGTTTAACACCACAAATCAAGGAAAATATTAACTCTGATCCTGATAATAATTTGAGCGTTGATCAAGATCAAGGCGTTTTAGTAGTCAAAGTTATGCCTAATTCACCAGCAGCGCAAGCCGGAATACGTGCAGGGGATGTGATTCAAAAACTCAATGGTCAATCAGTCGCTGATGCTAACAGTATTCAACGAGCTGTAGAAAATAGTCGAGTTGGTGGACAGTTGCAATTAGAAGTAAAACGCCAAGGTCGCAATCTTAACTTAGCCGTCCGTCCTGGTGCCTTTCCCACAGAGCAATTACAATAGGAAATCTCAGGGAATAGGAATGTAACCCAATGCCCTATTCCCAATTCCCAATTTTTAACGTACTAACAAATATCGTAAACCAATCGCTAACAAAAATATCCCATAGAGTTTTTTCATGGTTTCACTGCTAATAAATGGTTGATTGGCAAACATTGCTCCGAATAGATTACCAATCACTAAACCTATAGCAATAATCACCGCATATTTAATATTAATGTTGCCGCTACGCTGGTAAACAGCTGCGCCTAGAATACCAATAGGTAGGATTTGTGCTGCTATCGACGTACCAGTAGCAAATTTTTGATCCATCCCCATCAATAACACCATTGCTGGCACCATAATTGCACCACCACCAATGCCAAACATTCCACCTGCAACGCCAGCCGCTAATCCAATTAGCAACAATTGAATGAGTAAATTAGACATGGAAAATAGTTAAGTTTTTGTTGACCATATTTATCCTAAATCATTCGTGGTTGACCAGAACTCTGACTTTTTATCATAGTGAGTGATTAGCTGATCAATGCTTGACAATCAAGGGGTGTTATATTAAGTCGATTTTAGATGAAACTATAGCTTTAGGCAGCATCCCATGTACACCTTTGTGGGGGTGATTGACTACTTGAGTAATGCGAAAATTGACGGCTAAACTACATAAAACATAAGCTTCTTCTGGTGATAAATTCAAAAAATTCTTGAGAAAATCAATCATATTGTTAAGGGCTATTTCTAAAGCTGTGTCTAATGTAGGGGCAAATCCCATTGTGATAATATCAGTCGGCGTTTCTGCAATGGGTGTTGTAATGGGTAAATCTTGACGTAATTTAATTTGAATTCGACCATTCATAGAAGTTTCAATGGCGGTGACATTCACTTCCCCATCTCCCTGTGCAGAATGTCCATCACCAATGGAAAATAAACCCCCAGGAACGAAAACAGGTAGAAATAGGCGAGAGCCTGCTTGCAGTTCACGGTTGTCGATGTTACCACCATAATAGCCAGGCGGAATAGACGATCGCTCACTTTCTGGGGTGGCGACACCCAAAATCCCAAAAAAAGGCTTGATGGGAATTTGAATGCCACTCCCAGGGGGAAATTCGGCTATCTTGTTGACTAAATCTAGGGGGATAAACCGTAAAGCAGGTTGCGTGAATTGATTTGGTAACGCTCCCCAGCCGGCACGAATGGCATTAAACCCAACTGGTAAACTAGGTGCGATCGCTTCTAATCTGATTTCTAGAACATCCCCTGGTTTGGCATCTCGGATATAAATTGGCCCTGTGAGTAAATGCGGCCCCGCAGCAATTTTGCGTTCTGAGGGTAAATGTTTGCAGATATCTAAAAATTCAGGGGTGATAAATTCCGGTGGTGCTTGCTCGTAAATGTAGTAACCCGTATAGGTTTCTAAATCAATAGTGTCGCCGGAATTAATAGTTAGTACAGGTTCTAGTAGGTGAGAGAAACCCCCTAAATGCACAGTTGATTTAGTGGCTTTTAAAAAGTGGTGGGTCATTACCGCTAAGTTTTTTGTTCAGTACCATTGGTTAGAATAGCGGGTTTGTAGTGTTTGTAGATATCTATTGATCTCTTAAGTAGTTAGCTATAGAAAATTGAAAATTTACAACTGAAAAATCTTAGGTATATTAATTCAAGACTCCTTAGTTTCATGGCTTGATCATCGCAATCAACTAAGGCAACTACAGTTGAGCCTGATAAAGATTTTTGTTACAAAAACTTCATACTGTATATTTTATTGAAGCAAAACCAAAGTTTTGTTTAAATTATTCCTGAAATAAATATTTATAGGATAAGAAAAGTGACAATCACTACTATTTAGCCCAGAGGATAAAAGTGTTTTTACTTACGTATGATTGGAGCTTAGTTTATCTTTTAGCTCAAAGCGACTCCGGTTCTGGAGAAACTGCTGGCAGCTTATTTGGTTTATTATTTGGCTTATTTGGTTACATTTTCGGTTCTTATTGCTTCTACAGAATTTATCAAAAACTGGGAGAGGCAAACGCTTGGTTTGCTTGGGTTCCTATTCTCAATACCTGGATCATGCTAAAAGCAGGCGATCAGTCTCCCTGGTGGATAATTGGACTTTTTATACCACTTGTAAATTTTGTGGCTTTAATTTTTTTAATTATCGCCTTTGTCAACATTGTCAAGAAGTTAGGGAAAAATCCTTGGCTAATTTTGTTAATGATTATTCCCATCGTTAACTTTGTGATTTTATACAACTTCGCTTTTGGTTAATTAATTAACTAAATCAATAGGATCATAAGGAATTAAAATATTTAAGTATCAAAACGCCAATAATAAATACCTAAATTTTAATTCCTTATAAATTTCCATTACTTAGTCTTAGTTAGCCAGAAGTTTTGGGAATTGCTGCTGTAATTTGACGTAGCATCATCACTTGCCAGTAAGGAACAGGAGCAAGTAAAACAGTCCCAGTCCCCTCAAAAGTATTGACTAAAAACTCTCCAGAAGTCATTGAACCTAAGAGAGATTTAGTAGCTTTTTCTACGCGATAATTGATGTTACTTGTACGAGCGATCGCAAAATTTCCATCCACTACTAATCGTTCATTTCGCAAGTTAACTATCTCTACAGGGCCTTGCGCCACCATCACAACTTTGCCTCTCCCTTTAACTTTGGTTTGAAACAAACCTTCGCCACCAATTAAACCAGATACTAACTTATTTCGCTCCACTCCCACTTCAATATTGCCATCACTCGCCCAATAAGCACCACTGTCTAATATCCATTCATTTCCATCTAATTCTAAAATGTGATATCCAGACAAGGACGGCTCTAAATATAATTCGCCTGTACCTGTATAAGTGGGGCGAAAAATGTTTTCTCCCGTAGCTAGAGATTTAAGAAATCCTCCGGCTGAGGGGGCTTTTGATTGCATGGTAATATTTCCACGCATATAGTACATTGCGCCCGATTCAGTCCGCACTGTTTCGTTTTGTAAAACCACTTTCACTAAACGTAAACTTTCCCGTTCAATAATTTCAAAACTTGCCATTGCACTTTCCTGATTTTACAAATGTTGCAAAATGCACCTATATTTCTGGCATTTATTTTTGCTAATGGCAAGTCAGATTTTCGGATTTTATAATCCTTAAG contains:
- a CDS encoding LysR family transcriptional regulator, which codes for MNQATLHQLKVFEAAARHGSFTRAAEELFLTQPTVSMQIKQLTKSVGLPLFEQVGKRLYLTEAGRELFATCRQIFDTIAQFEMKVANLKGLKQGQLRLAVITTAKYLIPRLLGPFCQLYPGIEISLKVTNHEGILERMVSNMDDLYIMSQVPENLDVNCDPFLDNPLVVFAPLNHPLAKEKNIPIERLANEPFIMREPGSGTRRAVQSLLDEHDVKVKVKLELGSNEAIKQAIAGGLGISVLSRHTLLTDTEFSILDVQHFPIKRTWYMVYPAGKQLSIIAQTYYDYLLDAAKKFVEQTEQHIAPDVSAV
- a CDS encoding acetamidase/formamidase family protein; the protein is MTHHFLKATKSTVHLGGFSHLLEPVLTINSGDTIDLETYTGYYIYEQAPPEFITPEFLDICKHLPSERKIAAGPHLLTGPIYIRDAKPGDVLEIRLEAIAPSLPVGFNAIRAGWGALPNQFTQPALRFIPLDLVNKIAEFPPGSGIQIPIKPFFGILGVATPESERSSIPPGYYGGNIDNRELQAGSRLFLPVFVPGGLFSIGDGHSAQGDGEVNVTAIETSMNGRIQIKLRQDLPITTPIAETPTDIITMGFAPTLDTALEIALNNMIDFLKNFLNLSPEEAYVLCSLAVNFRITQVVNHPHKGVHGMLPKAIVSSKIDLI
- a CDS encoding mucoidy inhibitor MuiA family protein, with product MVNPETASWQKTIQSQIVSVTVYSDKALITRQGKMLLTGSERELVIPSLPVTLEPESVRVGGKGTVGVKLLTVSCDRIYTTEPVAERVAQLTRQIQQLETEKRHLQAQVDALTLQSQFIAGLREKTEEPFAQSISRKNLSLSETLDFLNFLGSQYSEYAIASAECHSQQQELDKQIQVLRQSLKNIQTPHSQESFNLVVGVEVAQAGEFELELSYMVNRASWQPLYDLRSHTSNKTVNLSYLAQITQNTGEDWQDVSLILSTAKPGLGTLPPKLDPWYVDVIAPPVLSMAKRRLASPSLPAIAPKAAINDEDMLTPEEAEDEVIPATNMGTEVAKEGSIVTFKLQAGGNIPSDGAPHKTTIFNDDYPCDFQYVAMPRLVSFAYLEASVKNNPQGATLLAGTANIFRDDMFVGTTELENVSPGQEFTLNLGIDEGLKIERNLVERQVDKKLMGSQRRTTYAYRLVITNLLNQEAHLKLTEQLPISRNEQIKIRLLLSTPKIPVGEMGLLEWRLTIPPQQKQEVYYQFTVEHPPELKVTGLEI
- a CDS encoding AIM24 family protein, translating into MASFEIIERESLRLVKVVLQNETVRTESGAMYYMRGNITMQSKAPSAGGFLKSLATGENIFRPTYTGTGELYLEPSLSGYHILELDGNEWILDSGAYWASDGNIEVGVERNKLVSGLIGGEGLFQTKVKGRGKVVMVAQGPVEIVNLRNERLVVDGNFAIARTSNINYRVEKATKSLLGSMTSGEFLVNTFEGTGTVLLAPVPYWQVMMLRQITAAIPKTSG
- the rpsU gene encoding 30S ribosomal protein S21; amino-acid sequence: MTQVVLGENEGIDSALRRFKRQVSKAGILADVKYHRHFETPLEKRKRKAVAARRKRRFK
- a CDS encoding HhoA/HhoB/HtrA family serine endopeptidase; the protein is MQNQVNQKSQTLDSKHHNYTPWKQAAASLSLVLLGSGMTLAGGYIAGNHQQLAKSASNLAVSRVDAAPPLPAITDANFVTQVVQQVGPAVVRIEASRTVKTSLPDDFNDPFFREFFGSRIPQTQERVQRGTGSGFILSKDGSILTNAHVVDGADKVRVILKDGRSFQGKVLGKDELTDVAVIKIQAENLPTVKLGNSDQLQTGEWAIAIGNPLGLDNTVTTGIISATGRSSNQIGAPDKRVEYIQTDAAINPGNSGGPLLNARGEVIGMNTAIIQGAQGLGFAIPIKTVERISNQLIATGKVEHPYLGIQMVGLTPQIKENINSDPDNNLSVDQDQGVLVVKVMPNSPAAQAGIRAGDVIQKLNGQSVADANSIQRAVENSRVGGQLQLEVKRQGRNLNLAVRPGAFPTEQLQ
- a CDS encoding sulfite exporter TauE/SafE family protein, producing MSNLLIQLLLIGLAAGVAGGMFGIGGGAIMVPAMVLLMGMDQKFATGTSIAAQILPIGILGAAVYQRSGNINIKYAVIIAIGLVIGNLFGAMFANQPFISSETMKKLYGIFLLAIGLRYLLVR
- a CDS encoding DUF5684 domain-containing protein — protein: MFLLTYDWSLVYLLAQSDSGSGETAGSLFGLLFGLFGYIFGSYCFYRIYQKLGEANAWFAWVPILNTWIMLKAGDQSPWWIIGLFIPLVNFVALIFLIIAFVNIVKKLGKNPWLILLMIIPIVNFVILYNFAFG